The DNA sequence GCAATAGTTCTCGAGCCGCAGTCAGCCCGGTAATACCGGCACCCACGATGCAAATCCGGTGGTCTGGCTGAGTGGCTCGTGCAACGCCTTTTTCCTGTTCGATCAGACGGCGGTAGTCAAAGCAGAGATCAGGAGGGTTGGGGTAACGCGCGGCCCACGGTTGCATGGGCAGGGAGGGCTCAATGGCGAGGTCTGCAGGATGGTTGTGGGTTGAACCGATGGTCATGTTGTCGTGCTCTTCATGGGTTGAAGAACCGAGCGTGAACATTTCCCAAAGGGGTGAAGGGGTTGTTAATTAGCACCCGCCGGCAGCCACAGGATCGGCAGATACCTGTGGCTGACGGATAGGCGGCAACTGAGCTGTTACGTTTTACACCGCCAGCGCGCGCTCACGCAGCTCGCTGTTGAGGATGCGGTCGTTCTCGCTGTAGTCGACCGGGCAGTCGATCACGTGCACACCTGGGGTCTTGATGCAGTGCTCGAGCAGCGGCAGCAGGCCGTCGGCGCTTTCCACGCGGTGGCCATTGGCACCATAGGCTTCGGCGTACTTGACGAAGTCCGGGTTGCCATAGTCCAGGCCGAAATCGGTGAAGCCCATGTTGGCCTGCTTCCAGCGGATCATGCCGTAGCCGTCGTCACGCAGGATCACCACGGTGATGTGCATCCCTAAGCGTACTGCCGTTTCCAGCTCTTGGCTGTTCATCATGAAGCCGCCGTCGCCGCACACCGAGATCACTGGGCGGTCCGGATGCACCAGATGCGCTGCCATCGCCGATGGCAGGCCGGCGCCCATGGTCGCCAGGGCGTTGTCCAGCAGCACGGTGTTGGGCTTGTGCGCCTTGTAGTTGCGGGCGAACCAGATCTTGTAGATGCCGTTGTCCAGGGCGACGATGCCTTCGGACGGCAGTACGCGACGGATGTCGGCCACCAGGCGCTGCGGGTAGACCGGGAAGCGGTTGTCGTCGGCGCCTTCGGCAATCTGCGCTTCGTTGGCTTCACGGATGGCCATCAGGCGGGTGAAGTCCCAGTGCGAGGTGTCGCTCAGCGCTTCGCCGATCTGCCAGACGGCGTTGGCGATGTCACCGATCACTTCCACCTGCGGGAAGTACACGGCATCCACTTCAGCGGAGCGGAAGTTGATGTGGATGACCTCGGTGCCGCCACGGACCATGAAGAATGGCGGCTTCTCGATCACGTCGTGGCCGATGTTGACGATCAGGTCGGCGGCTTCGACGGCGCGGTGCACGAAGTCACCCGAAGAAAGCGCAGCGTTACCGAGGAAACGCGGATGGCGCTCGTCGACTACACCTTTACCCATCTGCGTGGTGATGAACGGGATGCCAGTCTTGTCGATCAGCTGCTTGAGGACCTTGGCGGTCATCTTGCGGTTGGCGCCGGCACCAATCACCAGGATCGGGTTGCGCGCATTCTGCAGTTTCTCCACCGCAGCTTCGATGGCCTTGTGCTCGGCCAGCGGGCGGCGGTGCAGGCTTGGCGGAATCGGCAGGCTGTCGGTCTGCTCGGCGGCGATGTCTTCTGGCAGTTCCAGGTGGACCGCACCCGGTTTTTCTTCTTCAGCCAGGCGGAAGGCTTCGCGCATGCGGGCCGGGATGTTGTCGGCCGAGGCGAACTGGTGGGTGTACTTGGTGATGGGGTCCATCATGCCGCACACGTCGATGATCTGGAAACGGCCCTGCTTGGACTTCTTGATCGGCTTCTGGCCGGTGATCATCATCATCGGCATGCCGCCCAGGTAGGCATAGGCGCTGGCGGTAACCAGGTTGGTGGCGCCGGGGCCGAGGGTGGACAGACTGACGCCGGTCTTGCCGGTCAGGCGACCGTAGGTGGCAGCCATGAAACCTGCGGACTGCTCGTGACGGGTGAGTACCAGTTTGATCTTCGACTTGCGCAGGGATTCCAGCAGGTCGAGGTTTTCTTCACCGGGAATACCGAATACATACTCGACACCTTCGTTTTCCAGGCATTGCACAACGACATCGGCGGCCTTGGCCATCTTGCTTGCTACCTCAAGTGATGGGACGGTGGAAGTCCGGAAATGCGCAGCACGGTACGCTGGCATCGCTTGGCTCAGGGCCAGAAGTGCCCCGAATCAAAGTCTTGACGAAAGGTCGGTACGGAAAAGTCACGCTGATTTGGCGGAATGTTGCCCAGCGCTGTAGGAGCGGCCTTGCGTCGCGATCGGTGTAGGAGCGGCTTTAGCCGCGAAACAGGCGACGCGGTTTGCCAGGTAGATCGGGGTTGCAGGGTGGCGGCCGCTGTGCGGCCGATCGCGACGCAAGGCCGCTCCTACAGGGCGCGCGCTTGTTTTGCCGGCGCAAAGACAAAACCCCTACCTGCATGCGCAGATAGGGGTTTTGCGAAATGAATCTTGACGATGACCTACTCTCACATGGGGAAGCCCCACACTACCATCGGCGATGCATCGTTTCACTACTGAGTTCGGGATGGGATCAGGTGGTTCCAATGCTCTATGGTCGTCAAGAAATTCTGTTGCCAGAAGGTCCTGATAGACACTCCAGCGAATCCGGATATGTGATGTTCGTGGTTCGTTGCGAACTTTCGGTTCGTATCATCTTCACCACCGCAATCTGCGTCAGCAAATTGCTTGGGTGTTATATGGTCAAGCCTCACGGGCAATTAGTATTGGTTAGCTCAACGCCTCACAGCGCTTACACACCCAACCTATCAACGTCGTAGTCTTCGACGGCCCTTCAGGGAACTCAAGGTTCCAGTGAGATCTCATCTTGAGGCAAGTTTCCCGCTTAGATGCTTTCAGCGGTTATCTCTTCCGAACATAGCTACCCGGCAATGCCACTGGCGTGACAACCGGAACACCAGAGGTTCGTCCACTCCGGTCCTCTCGTACTAGGAGCAGCCCCTCTCAAATCTCAAACGTCCACGGCAGATAGGGACCGAACTGTCTCACGACGTTCTAAACCCAGCTCGCGTACCACTTTAAATGGCGAACAGCCATACCCTTGGGACCGGCTTCAGCCCCAGGATGTGATGAGCCGACATCGAGGTGCCAAACACCGCCGTCGATATGAACTCTTGGGCGGTATCAGCCTGTTATCCCCGGAGTACCTTTTATCCGTTGAGCGATGGCCCTTCCATACAGAACCACCGGATCACTAAGACCTACTTTCGTACCTGCTCGACGTGTTTGTCTCGCAGTCAAGCGCGCTTTTGCCTTTATACTCTACGACCGATTTCCGACCGGTCTGAGCGCACCTTCGTACTCCTCCGTTACTCTTTGGGAGGAGACCGCCCCAGTCAAACTACCCACCATACACTGTCCTCGATCCGGATAACGGACCTGAGTTAGAACCTCAAAGTTGCCAGGGTGGTATTTCAAGGATGGCTCCATGAGAACTGGCGTCCCCACTTCAAAGCCTCCCACCTATCCTACACAAGCAAATTCAAAGTCCAGTGCAAAGCTATAGTAAAGGTTCACGGGGTCTTTCCGTCTAGCCGCGGATACACTGCATCTTCACAGCGATTTCAATTTCACTGAGTCTCGGGTGGAGACAGCGCCGCCATCGTTACGCCATTCGTGCAGGTCGGAACTTACCCGACAAGGAATTTCGCTACCTTAGGACCGTTATAGTTACGGCCGCCGTTTACCGGGGCTTCGATCAAGAGCTTCGCTTGCGCTAACCCCATCAATTAACCTTCCGGCACCGGGCAGGCGTCACACCCTATACGTCCACTTTCGTGTTTGCAGAGTGCTGTGTTTTTAATAAACAGTCGCAGCGGCCTGGTATCTTCGACCGGCATGGGCTTACGGAGCAAGTCCTTCACCCTCGCCGGCGCACCTTCTCCCGAAGTTACGGTGCCATTTTGCCTAGTTCCTTCACCCGAGTTCTCTCAAGCGCCTTGGTATTCTCTACCTAACCACCTGTGTCGGTTTGGGGTACGGTTCCCAGTTATCTGAAGCTTAGGAGCTTTTCTTGGAAGCATGGTATCAACCACTTCGTCGCCTAAAGGCAACTCGTCATCAGCTCTCGGCCTTGAAATCCCGGATTTGCCTAAGATTTCAGCCTACCACCTTAAACCTGGACAACCAACGCCAGGCTGGCCTAACCTTCTCCGTCCCTCCATCGCAATAACTGGAAGTACAGGAATATTAACCTGTTTTCCATCGACTACGCTTTTCAGCCTCGCCTTAGGGACCGACTAACCCTGCGTCGATTAACGTTGCGCAGGAAACCTTGGTCTTTCGGCGTGCGAGTTTTTCACTCGCATTGTCGTTACTCATGTCAGCATTCGCACTTCTGATACCTCCAGCAAGCTTCTCAACTCACCTTCACAGGCTTACAGAACGCTCCTCTACCGCGTCATCAAAGATGACACCCGTAGCTTCGGTGCATGGTTTGAGCCCCGTTACATCTTCCGCGCAGGCCGACTCGACTAGTGAGCTATTACGCTTTCTTTAAAGGGTGGCTGCTTCTAAGCCAACCTCCTAGCTGTCTAAGCCTTCCCACATCGTTTCCCACTTAACCA is a window from the Pseudomonas anuradhapurensis genome containing:
- a CDS encoding acetolactate synthase large subunit encodes the protein MAKAADVVVQCLENEGVEYVFGIPGEENLDLLESLRKSKIKLVLTRHEQSAGFMAATYGRLTGKTGVSLSTLGPGATNLVTASAYAYLGGMPMMMITGQKPIKKSKQGRFQIIDVCGMMDPITKYTHQFASADNIPARMREAFRLAEEEKPGAVHLELPEDIAAEQTDSLPIPPSLHRRPLAEHKAIEAAVEKLQNARNPILVIGAGANRKMTAKVLKQLIDKTGIPFITTQMGKGVVDERHPRFLGNAALSSGDFVHRAVEAADLIVNIGHDVIEKPPFFMVRGGTEVIHINFRSAEVDAVYFPQVEVIGDIANAVWQIGEALSDTSHWDFTRLMAIREANEAQIAEGADDNRFPVYPQRLVADIRRVLPSEGIVALDNGIYKIWFARNYKAHKPNTVLLDNALATMGAGLPSAMAAHLVHPDRPVISVCGDGGFMMNSQELETAVRLGMHITVVILRDDGYGMIRWKQANMGFTDFGLDYGNPDFVKYAEAYGANGHRVESADGLLPLLEHCIKTPGVHVIDCPVDYSENDRILNSELRERALAV